From Miscanthus floridulus cultivar M001 chromosome 15, ASM1932011v1, whole genome shotgun sequence, the proteins below share one genomic window:
- the LOC136508690 gene encoding uncharacterized protein, whose amino-acid sequence MSGHQHHHSLHAPPSPGLLHHISLPVPIRSLHRTRPPSVAFRPHLPRPPQSLPSPLPKKRSGHEVAAADFGEVGDAVADDTTEAEEQLEYGAGGVYTPSVGTAGLPALLRAGRAGPVGDPVFFLLTAVAVTTSVAFLGMVAVAIPTMLAMRRAANSFTMLADAALEELPSTMAAIRLSGMEVTDLTLGLSDLSHEIADGVNKSAKVAQAVEAGMGQMQDIAMSMIKERASLQTIPTAGPDNRSHKSSRQQGRRERGANT is encoded by the exons ATGTCAGGCCATCAGCACCACCACAGCCTGCACGCTCCTCCATCTCCCGGCCTCCTGCACCACATCTCCCTCCCCGTCCCCATCCGCAGTCTTCACCGTACGCGGCCTCCCTCGGTCGCATTTCGTCCGCACCTGCCCCGGCCACCGCAGTCTCTCCCTTCCCCACTCCCAAAGAAACGCTCCGGCCACGAAGTCGCCGCGGCTGATTTCGGGGAGGTGGGCGACGCGGTGGCAGATGATACGACAGAGGCGGAGGAGCAACTGGAGTACGGGGCCGGCGGGGTGTACACGCCGAGCGTGGGCACCGCCGGCCTCCCGGCGCTTCTTCGCGCGGGCCGCGCAGGACCGGTCGGCGACCCGGTGTTCTTCCTCCTGACCGCCGTTGCCGTCACG ACGTCAGTAGCGTTCTTGGGCATGGTGGCCGTCGCGATTCCAACGATGCTA GCTATGAGGAGAGCTGCAAATTCATTTACCATGCTGGCAGATGCAGCTCTTGAGGAATTACCGAGTACAATGGCCGCTATAAGGCTTTCTGGCATGGAAGTCACAGATCTTACCCTTGGACTTAGTGACTTGAG TCATGAGATAGCAGATGGTGTCAACAAGTCAGCAAAGGTTGCGCAAGCAGTGGAAGCTGGCATGGGACAAATGCAGGACATAGCAATGT CAATGATTAAAGAGCGAGCAAGCTTGCAGACTATTCCCACTGCCGGACCAGATAATAGGTCCCATAAATCTTCTAGACAGCAGGGGCGACGAGAAAGAGGTGCAAATACCTGA
- the LOC136506759 gene encoding thioredoxin M-type, chloroplastic, whose amino-acid sequence MALETCFRAWALHAPAAGSKDRLLVAGSSGSGSGSNLVLPSKRAAAVAVAPLSAGRVATRRPRHVCQSKNAVDEVLVADEKNWDGMVMACETPVLVEFWAPWCGPCRMIAPVIDELAKDYAGKIMCCKVNTDESPNVASTYGIRSIPTVLIFKGGEKKESIIGAVPKSTLTTLIDKYIGSS is encoded by the exons ATGGCCCTGGAGACGTGCTTCAGAGCGTGGGCGCTGCACGCCCCTGCTGCTGGCAGCAAGGACAGGCTCCTCGTCgccggcagcagcggcagcggcagcggcagtaaCCTGGTGCTGCCATCGAAGCGTGCCGCCGCCGTCGCGGTCGCGCCGCTGTCCGCCGGCCGCGTCGCCACGCGCCGGCCGCGGCACGTCTGCCAGTCCAAGAACGCCGTGGACGAAG TGCTGGTGGCGGACGAGAAGAACTGGGACGGGATGGTGATGGCGTGCGAGACGCCGGTGCTGGTGGAGTTCTGGGCGCCGTGGTGCGGGCCGTGCCGGATGATCGCGCCGGTGATCGACGAGCTGGCCAAGGACTACGCGGGGAAGATCATGTGCTGCAAGGTGAACACGGACGAGAGCCCCAACGTGGCGTCCACCTACGGCATCCGCAGCATCCCCACCGTGCTCATCTTCAAGGGCGGCGAGAAGAAGGAGAGCATCATCGGCGCCGTCCCAAAGTCCACGCTCACCACCCTCATCGACAAGTACATCGGCAGCTCATGA